In one window of Methanosarcina vacuolata Z-761 DNA:
- a CDS encoding phosphopantetheine adenylyltransferase has product MPKVAVGGTFQYFHDGHAKLIEKAFEIAKDGKVHIGLTSDEMLSKSHSVDNYEKRRTWLLQYIKEMGIPDDRYEITKLNNPYGPALEEDFDYIIVSPETYPVALKMNRIREEKGKKLLKIEYVEYVMAEDGIPISSTRIAKGEIDRHGRLKQNTKN; this is encoded by the coding sequence ATGCCAAAGGTCGCAGTCGGCGGTACGTTTCAGTATTTTCATGACGGTCACGCCAAACTGATTGAAAAAGCATTTGAGATAGCAAAGGATGGAAAAGTCCACATAGGGCTTACCTCGGACGAGATGCTAAGTAAAAGTCACAGCGTCGATAACTATGAGAAAAGGAGAACCTGGCTGCTGCAATACATAAAAGAAATGGGAATCCCAGATGATAGATACGAAATTACAAAGCTGAATAACCCCTACGGCCCTGCTCTAGAAGAGGATTTCGATTATATAATTGTCTCTCCTGAGACTTATCCGGTCGCCCTCAAAATGAATCGTATCAGGGAAGAAAAAGGAAAGAAGCTCCTTAAAATCGAATACGTTGAGTATGTAATGGCTGAAGATGGAATCCCTATTTCCTCGACAAGGATTGCAAAAGGGGAGATTGACAGGCACGGCAGATTGAAACAGAACACTAAGAATTGA
- a CDS encoding tRNA (cytidine(56)-2'-O)-methyltransferase, with protein sequence MKRIVLLRLGHRPERDKRITTHVGLTARLLGAEGMLLASNDPGIVKTLEDVVSRWGGNFYIKNNVNYKQEIKEWKTAGGKVCHLSMYGVNLPDITDELKSCENLMIVVGAEKVPPEIYQLADWNVAVGSQPHSEVAAVAITLDRIADGEPLEREFPNAELTIVPAERGKQVIENYKD encoded by the coding sequence ATGAAAAGAATTGTTTTGCTGCGTCTGGGGCACCGCCCTGAAAGGGATAAAAGAATCACAACTCACGTAGGCTTAACTGCCCGGTTGCTTGGTGCAGAAGGTATGCTCCTTGCCTCGAATGACCCCGGAATAGTAAAAACTCTTGAAGACGTTGTCAGCCGCTGGGGCGGAAATTTCTATATTAAAAATAATGTCAATTACAAGCAGGAAATCAAGGAATGGAAAACTGCCGGTGGAAAAGTCTGCCATCTTTCAATGTATGGGGTCAATCTGCCCGATATTACAGACGAGCTTAAAAGCTGTGAGAATCTTATGATCGTGGTAGGTGCAGAGAAGGTGCCTCCTGAAATTTATCAGCTTGCGGACTGGAATGTTGCAGTTGGAAGCCAGCCCCATTCCGAGGTTGCAGCAGTCGCAATTACTCTGGACAGGATTGCAGACGGCGAGCCACTTGAAAGAGAGTTTCCCAATGCTGAGCTGACAATTGTGCCAGCAGAAAGGGGCAAACAGGTTATAGAAAATTACAAGGATTAA
- a CDS encoding type II toxin-antitoxin system HicB family antitoxin, which yields MRQFLVAITKEDDFFIARCPELNVTSQGKTLEEAEKNIKEAIELYIESFGTEDLPQQVSKPYLTLVEVAHV from the coding sequence ATGAGACAATTTCTCGTAGCTATAACAAAAGAAGATGACTTCTTTATTGCAAGATGTCCTGAACTCAATGTGACTTCTCAGGGTAAGACCCTTGAAGAAGCCGAAAAAAATATTAAAGAAGCTATAGAACTGTACATTGAGAGTTTCGGGACTGAAGATCTTCCGCAACAAGTTTCCAAACCTTATCTGACTCTTGTGGAAGTCGCCCATGTCTAA
- a CDS encoding PRC-barrel domain-containing protein has translation MGINEELYVAKKMNFVPATRIKGSKVLTINDEELGKIEEVMIDSERGRIAYVVLACDCFIGMSCKLFAIPWEALKASRGDYILGVEKGAFKTAEDLGDNVWSLTHNDLTSIYEKYNVPPYWKV, from the coding sequence ATGGGAATAAATGAAGAACTGTACGTTGCAAAAAAAATGAATTTTGTACCGGCAACTAGAATAAAAGGATCTAAGGTCTTAACTATTAACGATGAAGAACTTGGAAAGATTGAAGAAGTCATGATTGATTCTGAAAGGGGAAGAATAGCATACGTAGTACTTGCTTGTGATTGTTTTATTGGTATGTCCTGTAAATTATTTGCCATTCCTTGGGAAGCTCTTAAAGCAAGTCGAGGTGATTATATCCTTGGAGTTGAGAAAGGAGCATTTAAAACGGCAGAAGATCTGGGTGACAACGTGTGGTCTTTAACTCATAATGATTTGACTAGCATATATGAAAAGTATAATGTTCCTCCTTACTGGAAAGTTTAA
- a CDS encoding type II toxin-antitoxin system HicA family toxin: protein MSKLPVVSGKELVNALEKVGFVVVRQKGSHVSLQKITSEGTYRTVVPLHTKLAKGTLLDILHQTGLSKEELIDLL, encoded by the coding sequence ATGTCTAAATTGCCAGTTGTATCCGGAAAAGAACTTGTAAATGCATTAGAGAAGGTTGGGTTTGTTGTTGTAAGGCAAAAAGGAAGCCATGTATCACTTCAAAAGATAACCAGTGAAGGAACTTACAGAACAGTTGTTCCTTTACATACAAAACTTGCTAAGGGGACACTTCTTGATATTCTTCATCAAACTGGATTAAGCAAAGAAGAATTGATAGATTTACTCTAA
- the nikR gene encoding nickel-responsive transcriptional regulator NikR has protein sequence METELMRIGVSLPDTLLSKFDEIVEKRGYSSRSEGMRDAIKSYISHYEWINDVKGDRIGTIAVIYDNTKKGLSNILTNIQHNYSHLIRSSVHVYLDHENCFELIFINGKGEDIAELAESIIALKGVKFSKLTTISLNK, from the coding sequence ATAGAAACTGAACTTATGAGGATAGGGGTCTCTCTTCCAGACACCCTTCTGAGTAAATTTGATGAGATTGTTGAGAAAAGGGGTTATTCTTCCCGCTCGGAAGGCATGAGAGATGCTATCAAGAGTTATATTTCCCATTATGAATGGATAAATGATGTTAAAGGCGATCGTATAGGAACAATTGCGGTTATCTATGACAACACAAAAAAAGGGCTTTCAAATATTTTAACAAATATTCAGCACAATTATTCTCACCTGATAAGATCTTCAGTTCATGTTTACCTTGATCATGAAAATTGTTTTGAGCTAATTTTTATCAATGGAAAAGGTGAAGATATTGCAGAACTTGCTGAATCCATAATAGCCTTGAAAGGAGTCAAATTTTCAAAACTTACAACTATATCATTAAATAAATAA
- the radA gene encoding DNA repair and recombination protein RadA, giving the protein MSQIALEELPGVGPATAEKLKEAGFNTIEAVAVASPSELATTAEIGESTAAKIINAARQAADIGGFETGDIVLERRKMVGKLTTGCTEFDEMMGGGIETQAITELYGEFGSGKTQLAHQLAVNVQMDREHGGLNGSVIIIDTENTFRPERVAQMVKGLSEKYGMELDPEEFLQNIHVARAYNSNHQILLVESATDLANELRDMGKPVRLLIVDSLMAHFRAEYVGRGTLADRQQKLNKHMHGLLRFGDLFNACVVVTNQVMAKPDAFFGDPTRPVGGHVVGHTATFRLYLRKSKGDKRIIRLVDSPNLPEGEAVIAVTTAGLTDQ; this is encoded by the coding sequence ATGAGCCAAATAGCACTCGAAGAGTTGCCCGGAGTTGGCCCTGCAACCGCAGAAAAACTCAAAGAAGCTGGATTTAATACCATTGAAGCAGTGGCTGTTGCCTCTCCTTCTGAACTTGCAACTACAGCCGAAATAGGGGAATCAACGGCTGCAAAAATCATCAATGCCGCAAGGCAAGCTGCTGATATCGGAGGTTTTGAGACCGGAGACATCGTGCTTGAAAGGCGGAAAATGGTAGGCAAGTTGACTACCGGTTGTACTGAATTTGACGAAATGATGGGTGGGGGCATAGAAACCCAGGCAATTACCGAACTGTACGGAGAATTCGGTTCAGGAAAGACCCAGCTGGCCCACCAGCTTGCAGTCAATGTCCAGATGGACAGGGAACATGGAGGGCTTAACGGTTCGGTTATCATCATAGACACTGAAAACACTTTCAGACCTGAAAGGGTCGCCCAGATGGTAAAAGGGCTTTCCGAGAAATACGGCATGGAGCTTGACCCAGAAGAGTTCCTCCAGAATATCCATGTCGCAAGAGCATACAATTCCAATCACCAGATCCTTCTTGTTGAATCTGCAACAGACCTGGCAAACGAGCTTAGGGATATGGGAAAACCCGTTCGCCTGCTGATTGTTGACTCGCTTATGGCTCACTTCAGGGCTGAATATGTGGGAAGGGGAACCCTGGCCGACCGGCAGCAAAAACTCAACAAGCACATGCACGGCTTGCTCCGCTTCGGGGATTTATTCAACGCCTGCGTGGTTGTAACAAATCAGGTTATGGCAAAACCCGATGCTTTCTTCGGTGACCCCACAAGACCTGTTGGAGGGCACGTAGTCGGGCACACAGCAACTTTCAGGCTCTACCTGCGGAAATCCAAAGGAGACAAAAGGATCATACGTCTGGTTGACTCTCCCAACCTGCCCGAAGGAGAAGCTGTTATCGCAGTTACTACAGCAGGACTCACAGACCAGTGA
- a CDS encoding DUF378 domain-containing protein, whose protein sequence is MCKMHRMLMDNTLYIPAKLLTIIGALNWGLVGLLNFNLVAAIFGKKSILSRLVYILVGLAGVYIVIKYKATYLAKREAKKGKRQYSGKQYSWSGIQ, encoded by the coding sequence ATGTGTAAAATGCATAGAATGCTTATGGATAATACTCTATACATTCCGGCTAAGCTGCTAACGATAATCGGGGCTCTTAACTGGGGTCTTGTAGGGCTCCTGAACTTTAATCTGGTAGCGGCTATATTTGGAAAAAAATCCATTCTCTCGCGGTTGGTCTACATTCTTGTGGGCCTGGCTGGAGTTTACATAGTGATAAAATACAAGGCAACGTATTTAGCAAAGCGCGAGGCTAAAAAGGGTAAGCGCCAATATAGCGGTAAGCAATACAGTTGGAGCGGCATTCAATAA
- a CDS encoding TIM barrel protein encodes MPSKDLLFGTAGIPRSTKGTGSVSGIKRIRELGLDCMELEFVQGVRMSEKGAKNVLEAANNEEVALSVHAPYYINLNSCEEEKLKASLERIYNAAKIGNLCGAESIVLHAGFYQKSTKKHTFESISKALKELTGQFRDEGIPAVLRPETMGKRTQFGTLEEVLALSAEIEGVMPCLDFCHLHAREGKENSYSEFMEILSKVEESLGKEGLSNMHMHVSGVEYGTSGEKRHLTLKESDLNYPELLKALKEFKARGRVILESPILEEDALMLRMLYNEI; translated from the coding sequence ATGCCCTCAAAAGATCTACTTTTCGGAACCGCAGGAATCCCGAGAAGCACAAAAGGAACAGGCAGTGTCTCAGGAATCAAAAGGATCCGGGAACTTGGCCTTGACTGTATGGAGCTTGAATTTGTTCAGGGAGTGCGCATGAGCGAAAAAGGGGCAAAAAACGTCCTGGAAGCTGCAAATAACGAAGAAGTGGCCCTGAGCGTCCATGCCCCGTATTACATCAACCTGAATTCTTGTGAAGAGGAAAAATTAAAAGCCAGCCTGGAAAGGATTTACAATGCCGCAAAAATAGGCAACCTCTGCGGAGCTGAATCAATCGTATTGCATGCCGGATTTTATCAGAAAAGTACCAAAAAACACACCTTTGAGAGCATATCAAAAGCTCTAAAAGAACTTACCGGACAATTCCGGGATGAAGGAATCCCTGCAGTCCTGCGGCCTGAAACGATGGGCAAGCGTACGCAATTTGGAACGCTTGAAGAAGTACTTGCGCTAAGTGCAGAGATCGAAGGGGTCATGCCTTGCCTTGATTTTTGTCATCTGCATGCAAGGGAAGGTAAAGAAAATTCTTATTCCGAGTTTATGGAAATTCTATCAAAAGTAGAGGAAAGCCTTGGAAAGGAAGGGCTCTCGAACATGCACATGCATGTCTCAGGAGTTGAGTACGGCACGAGCGGAGAAAAAAGGCATCTGACTCTGAAAGAATCCGACTTAAATTATCCCGAGCTTCTGAAGGCCTTAAAAGAATTCAAAGCCAGAGGAAGGGTCATACTTGAGAGTCCTATTCTTGAAGAAGACGCACTTATGCTGAGGATGCTTTATAACGAAATATAA
- a CDS encoding phosphoglycolate phosphatase, with the protein MKFKAIVADIDGTITCEKRELHLGAMKKIRSLKIPVVLATGNTLCYARTASRLIGLNGAVIAENGGAITSRFDLQGTFEESLEECEKAYSVLSNYFKLTKLDPLYRKTEIALRRDFNLEKARYLLKTLDLDIEMVDTKYAIHLKSTKINKGVGLQKLAGMMDLKSKNFVAIGDSENDLEMFEVSGFGIAVGNGDEIIKEAADYVTEASYGDGAVEALEFLESKGWI; encoded by the coding sequence ATGAAATTCAAAGCTATTGTAGCCGATATAGACGGTACAATCACCTGCGAGAAAAGGGAACTTCATCTGGGAGCCATGAAAAAGATCCGTTCTCTTAAAATTCCTGTCGTGCTTGCCACAGGAAATACTCTGTGTTATGCGAGGACAGCTTCAAGGCTTATCGGCCTGAATGGAGCGGTAATCGCAGAAAACGGAGGGGCTATTACTTCCCGCTTCGATTTGCAGGGCACTTTTGAGGAAAGCCTTGAGGAATGCGAGAAAGCCTATTCTGTTCTTTCCAACTATTTCAAGCTCACCAAACTTGACCCTTTATACCGAAAAACCGAGATCGCTCTCAGGAGAGACTTTAATCTCGAAAAAGCTCGATACCTTCTCAAGACCCTGGATCTGGACATCGAGATGGTTGATACTAAATATGCCATCCATCTCAAGAGCACGAAAATCAATAAAGGGGTCGGCCTTCAGAAGCTTGCAGGCATGATGGACCTGAAATCCAAAAATTTCGTAGCTATAGGAGATTCAGAAAACGACTTAGAAATGTTTGAAGTCTCAGGTTTCGGGATTGCTGTCGGAAACGGGGATGAAATAATAAAGGAAGCCGCGGATTATGTGACAGAAGCCTCATATGGGGACGGAGCCGTAGAAGCCCTTGAGTTTCTTGAATCAAAGGGTTGGATTTAA
- a CDS encoding tetratricopeptide repeat protein, with product MTDFKKNLGKEEISDENTSIKAKDKDPEEEIKKGTGKEIEIETKNHRTLFERYEQRLKDLDPELITPEDEIALKEAFIHAKEIFEPEELVSWFTVKAEPFYRSVSWKVLLPLYEELLGIVEKNTGPESPETASVLNGLAGIYRYMENYEEALKFFLRALKIRENLPDQPRPETGNTLSELGILYTLMNRREEALSFYTRALEIQKKFLNPRNLGAVRTLNRTAFFYKGLEKPEKAEECFMQALKLLEKLQEQEPDNRVVMGYRAGTLNNMGVLLSEMGKLDEAEDRYGQALKLQEKVYGPEHPQVAQTLNNLALLYFQTTRYEKALILYTQSLEIMEKLGKTEHTGFATTLNNLAGVYVQKGRNEKALELYTRALEIRERVLGPDDPDVAKTLNNMGELYRILGQHKKALPLYTRALKIYETTLGPTHPDVGTTLNNLAGLHESMGEYETAINIYEKALDIIEKEYGPEHPYFKITRNNLIGLYEKMERSWRK from the coding sequence ATGACTGATTTTAAGAAAAACTTGGGAAAAGAAGAGATTTCTGACGAAAATACCTCTATCAAAGCTAAAGACAAAGATCCAGAGGAAGAAATTAAAAAGGGAACAGGAAAAGAAATAGAAATCGAAACAAAAAATCACAGAACTCTATTTGAAAGGTACGAACAGCGCCTGAAAGATCTGGATCCGGAGCTTATCACCCCTGAAGATGAGATTGCTTTAAAGGAAGCTTTTATACATGCAAAGGAGATTTTTGAGCCAGAGGAACTGGTAAGCTGGTTCACAGTTAAAGCCGAGCCTTTTTACAGGTCCGTATCATGGAAAGTGCTCCTTCCCCTCTATGAAGAACTGCTTGGTATTGTGGAAAAAAACACTGGACCCGAAAGTCCGGAAACTGCTTCTGTACTGAATGGGCTTGCAGGAATCTACCGATATATGGAGAATTATGAAGAAGCCCTCAAGTTTTTTTTAAGGGCCTTAAAAATTCGTGAAAATCTCCCAGACCAGCCCAGACCTGAAACCGGGAATACGCTCAGTGAGCTTGGAATTCTTTATACTCTCATGAATCGGCGTGAAGAAGCTCTTTCGTTCTATACCCGGGCACTGGAGATCCAGAAAAAATTCCTTAACCCTAGAAATCTCGGTGCTGTCAGGACCCTGAACAGGACGGCTTTTTTTTATAAGGGGCTGGAAAAACCCGAGAAAGCTGAAGAATGCTTCATGCAGGCTCTCAAACTTCTTGAAAAGCTTCAGGAGCAGGAACCGGACAACCGCGTGGTTATGGGATACAGAGCCGGGACCCTGAATAACATGGGTGTTCTGCTCTCGGAAATGGGCAAACTTGACGAAGCTGAAGACAGGTATGGGCAGGCTTTAAAGCTTCAGGAAAAGGTTTACGGTCCTGAACACCCGCAAGTGGCCCAGACTTTGAACAACCTTGCCCTGCTTTATTTCCAGACCACAAGGTATGAGAAAGCCTTGATCCTCTATACACAGTCCCTCGAAATTATGGAAAAACTCGGAAAAACCGAGCATACTGGCTTTGCTACAACCCTGAACAACCTGGCAGGTGTATACGTCCAGAAAGGCCGCAACGAAAAAGCCCTGGAACTCTATACAAGAGCTCTCGAAATCCGGGAACGTGTCCTTGGCCCTGACGACCCTGACGTTGCCAAGACTCTAAACAACATGGGCGAACTCTACAGGATCCTCGGACAGCACAAAAAAGCACTTCCTCTCTACACCCGCGCCCTCAAGATCTACGAAACGACCCTGGGCCCGACACATCCAGATGTCGGCACAACCCTGAACAATCTCGCAGGCCTCCACGAAAGCATGGGTGAATACGAAACCGCAATCAATATCTACGAAAAAGCCCTCGATATAATCGAAAAAGAGTACGGACCTGAACATCCTTATTTCAAAATCACACGGAATAATTTAATTGGCCTGTATGAGAAAATGGAGAGAAGCTGGCGGAAATAA
- a CDS encoding AMP phosphorylase produces the protein MQLKLEHFSIKIGQHKVLLNIVDAKELGVNPGDRVRIRGRESLSAIADTTDDMVPPGTLGVFSEVYEHFVTWDKPVEVVPAFRSKSASVIKKMMDKRPVAQDEIKTLVNDIVEENLSEIELSAFITSSYIHGMTDDEVEWLTRAMIESGDTIEFDTHPIMDKHSIGGVPGNKISLLVVPIIAANGLLIPKTSSRAITGAGGTADLMEVLCPVEFSSQEVKEITEKVGGALVWGGATNIAPADDKLIRVEYPLSIDPYYQMLASIMAKKGAIGADNVVMDIPVGPSTKVPTIQEGQKLARDLINLGHRLGMNVECAITYGSSPIGRKVGPSLEVREALKVLESMEGPNSLIEKSAALAGILLEMGGAAPRDRGKEVALETLRSGKALEKMKQIIEAQGGDPKITSADIQVGQYTADILASADGYVIEFDNKWIIEIARLAGAPNDKGAGVAIHKKMGESVKKGDPILTIYAEKEFKLDTALTTAQRTNPIVVEGMLLKRIPGIYGFQ, from the coding sequence ATGCAATTGAAGTTAGAACATTTTAGCATAAAAATAGGGCAGCACAAGGTATTACTAAATATTGTCGATGCCAAGGAACTGGGGGTTAATCCGGGGGACAGGGTCCGTATTCGCGGGCGTGAAAGCCTTTCCGCAATTGCGGATACAACAGATGATATGGTTCCTCCAGGCACGCTGGGTGTTTTTTCCGAGGTATATGAACACTTTGTAACCTGGGACAAGCCGGTCGAAGTTGTTCCGGCATTCCGTTCAAAATCAGCGTCCGTGATCAAGAAAATGATGGATAAAAGACCTGTTGCGCAGGATGAGATTAAAACACTCGTAAACGATATCGTAGAAGAAAATCTCAGTGAGATCGAACTCTCGGCTTTTATAACATCTTCGTATATTCACGGAATGACCGATGACGAGGTTGAATGGCTTACCAGGGCTATGATTGAGAGTGGAGACACAATTGAATTTGACACTCACCCTATAATGGACAAACATTCTATAGGAGGAGTGCCTGGAAACAAGATTTCTCTCCTTGTTGTGCCTATTATCGCTGCAAACGGCCTTCTTATTCCAAAGACAAGTTCCAGGGCGATTACAGGAGCAGGCGGAACTGCTGACCTTATGGAAGTGCTCTGTCCGGTAGAGTTCAGTTCTCAAGAAGTAAAAGAGATAACCGAAAAAGTCGGGGGTGCACTTGTCTGGGGTGGAGCCACAAACATAGCACCTGCCGATGACAAGCTCATAAGGGTTGAATACCCCCTCTCCATTGACCCTTACTACCAGATGCTTGCCTCGATTATGGCAAAAAAAGGAGCTATCGGAGCAGACAATGTGGTAATGGACATTCCGGTCGGGCCAAGCACAAAAGTTCCAACTATTCAGGAAGGGCAAAAACTTGCGAGAGACCTTATTAACCTCGGGCACAGGCTTGGAATGAACGTTGAATGTGCAATTACCTATGGTTCCTCTCCAATTGGAAGAAAAGTAGGTCCCTCGCTGGAAGTCAGGGAAGCCCTGAAAGTGCTGGAAAGTATGGAAGGCCCTAACAGCCTTATTGAAAAGAGTGCGGCTCTTGCAGGTATCCTGCTTGAGATGGGAGGTGCGGCTCCAAGGGACCGTGGAAAGGAAGTTGCACTGGAAACACTCAGGAGCGGAAAGGCCCTTGAGAAGATGAAACAGATTATTGAGGCCCAGGGCGGAGATCCGAAGATTACCTCGGCTGACATCCAGGTAGGGCAATATACTGCCGACATTCTCGCTTCTGCGGACGGATATGTAATCGAGTTTGACAATAAGTGGATAATTGAAATTGCCAGGCTTGCAGGAGCTCCTAATGATAAAGGAGCCGGGGTCGCTATTCACAAGAAAATGGGAGAATCCGTTAAGAAGGGAGACCCTATCCTTACAATTTATGCTGAAAAAGAGTTCAAACTAGATACCGCATTGACAACGGCCCAGAGGACAAACCCGATAGTTGTTGAGGGCATGCTTCTTAAGAGAATTCCCGGAATCTACGGGTTCCAGTAA
- a CDS encoding phytoene desaturase family protein yields the protein MKKYDAVVVGAGISGLLAALTLSKHGKKVLVLEKNQHIGGNCNSYMVDGYQVDTGVHAITHLSKGPLKRLMDNYFDFLPVFEDYGHYYIRTENAFVKVPSNLKDFVTFDILPRKDRLILSQTLTKAFTLSSFGIDLSDRAVYDFLPKSLSKDTYDFVDTMSISLSGKSMKETSAKRILYGSNFVRDSITQEQFDAMIGKLESKKSQSTESILASILPYHLHASLHARMTKVTQPFTSLERLATNDVNNSQGYPRKGLKAILNAIIYSLPETVEIKTECEVKAILVQDGKVSGVEADEIYLSGLVIYTGFATEIPMMIKDLPTEYVKDLKEIVHSKSLTIWLGLEKEFPNFNYTGSEIWFKDFAYWATPISNYDPSLAPKDKQLIGFSFVIDENKSEEQEIKKAYDTIFRAHPEIEKYIDMQHEQTMIPEKAAVAINGKFANIRTPVQNLYVAGTDTDKRSMGITRASYSIIELLKILNEDGNLH from the coding sequence ATGAAAAAGTATGACGCAGTTGTTGTCGGGGCAGGCATAAGCGGGCTTTTAGCAGCTCTAACGCTTTCCAAACACGGGAAAAAAGTCCTTGTTCTTGAGAAAAATCAGCATATTGGAGGAAATTGCAATAGCTACATGGTAGATGGCTATCAGGTAGATACAGGGGTACACGCGATCACCCACTTGAGTAAAGGACCTCTGAAGAGGTTAATGGATAATTACTTTGATTTTTTGCCTGTATTTGAGGACTATGGGCATTACTACATTCGGACTGAAAATGCTTTTGTCAAAGTTCCTTCAAACCTGAAAGATTTCGTGACTTTTGACATACTTCCGAGAAAAGACAGGCTTATACTCTCTCAGACTCTCACCAAAGCCTTTACCCTTTCCTCATTTGGCATAGACCTCTCAGACCGAGCAGTTTATGATTTTCTGCCAAAGAGCCTTTCAAAGGATACCTATGATTTTGTGGACACAATGTCAATTTCCCTTTCTGGGAAATCTATGAAAGAGACCTCAGCTAAACGTATCCTGTATGGCAGCAATTTTGTCAGAGACAGCATTACCCAGGAACAATTTGATGCCATGATAGGGAAACTGGAATCGAAAAAATCCCAGTCCACAGAATCTATCCTTGCCTCCATCCTTCCGTATCATCTCCATGCTTCTCTTCATGCAAGAATGACCAAGGTTACTCAGCCGTTTACATCCCTGGAAAGGCTTGCAACAAATGACGTAAACAACTCTCAGGGCTATCCCAGAAAGGGGTTAAAAGCCATTCTCAACGCCATCATTTATTCCCTTCCCGAAACTGTTGAGATCAAAACAGAATGTGAGGTTAAAGCCATTCTTGTACAGGACGGAAAGGTTTCAGGCGTGGAAGCCGATGAAATTTATTTGTCTGGCCTTGTCATCTACACAGGTTTTGCAACCGAGATTCCCATGATGATAAAGGATCTTCCCACAGAGTATGTTAAAGACCTCAAGGAAATTGTCCACAGTAAAAGCCTGACCATCTGGCTTGGACTGGAAAAAGAGTTTCCCAATTTTAATTATACAGGCTCAGAGATCTGGTTCAAGGATTTCGCCTACTGGGCAACTCCTATAAGTAACTATGATCCTTCGCTAGCCCCAAAGGATAAGCAGCTTATAGGCTTTTCCTTCGTAATCGACGAAAATAAAAGTGAAGAGCAGGAGATTAAAAAAGCCTATGATACAATTTTCCGTGCCCATCCAGAAATCGAGAAATATATCGATATGCAACACGAACAAACAATGATTCCAGAAAAGGCTGCAGTCGCAATTAATGGAAAGTTCGCAAATATTCGAACCCCGGTTCAGAACCTCTATGTAGCTGGTACCGATACTGACAAGCGCAGCATGGGAATTACCCGAGCTTCGTATTCGATCATTGAGCTCCTGAAGATTCTTAATGAGGATGGGAATCTTCATTAA
- a CDS encoding transglutaminase-like domain-containing protein translates to MYTESDNLQDYLKKSEVIDFDNRLIVDKCLELQKGTGDEISLIKKVYEFVRDEIHHTGDIGEMSVTCKASEVLEAGHGICCAKAHLFAAMLRYFGVPAGFCYQKLSSSRDINIKFLHGLNAVYLKDLDKWIRLDARGNKPGRDAQFSIYEEKISKKVNKELGEEDSPVIFTEPNPTVIEILKTSKDMKELWDQWDLGLKDLFKT, encoded by the coding sequence ATGTATACTGAAAGCGATAATCTTCAGGATTACCTTAAAAAGAGTGAAGTCATAGACTTTGATAACAGGCTGATCGTTGATAAGTGCCTCGAACTACAGAAAGGCACCGGCGACGAAATCAGCCTGATCAAGAAGGTTTATGAATTTGTTCGGGATGAGATTCATCACACCGGTGATATCGGAGAAATGAGCGTTACCTGCAAGGCATCAGAAGTTCTGGAAGCCGGCCACGGGATATGTTGTGCCAAAGCCCATCTGTTTGCAGCCATGTTGAGATATTTCGGGGTTCCGGCCGGGTTCTGTTATCAGAAACTATCTTCAAGTCGTGACATAAACATAAAATTCCTGCATGGCTTAAACGCGGTATATTTAAAAGATCTGGATAAATGGATAAGATTGGATGCAAGAGGCAACAAGCCAGGCCGTGATGCTCAGTTTTCCATATACGAAGAAAAGATTTCAAAGAAGGTAAATAAAGAACTTGGGGAAGAAGACAGTCCGGTAATCTTCACAGAGCCCAATCCTACTGTTATTGAAATATTAAAGACAAGTAAAGATATGAAAGAATTATGGGATCAATGGGATCTTGGGTTGAAAGACCTGTTTAAAACTTAA